GAAGAAGACCATAGAACTCTGGGAAACCCGGTGGCCATTCTGGAGTGGTTTACCAAATCGAAAGAGAGAGTACAATGTCTCTGTTTCCATCTAAGAAAACCAGTTAGGCTCCAACACTGTCCTCAGCACTTCACAGTAAACCTTCAGGGACTCAGAACATTCCATGATTGCTAACATCAAACAGCAAGTCCTAGTTAAATCACGTTTTTCTAACATCATCCTTGGAAGTTTTAGTTCTCAGTATGTTTGGTAAAATGGTGTAAAACGATGCTTTTCCCAAagccaaaagaagaaagaagggagaaaaattaAGATGCGGGCAGTTTAAACACAGCCCAGAGAAGTCCTGGAGGTGAGCAAGGCCCTGCCATCACCGGTCCATCATGCTGAGGATCATCTCCGGCGTGAGGTCTCCGTTGGGTGCGTCTGTGGCAGCTGGCTgggcctcctcctctccctctgcAGGCTCTGCGTCTGGCTCTTTTTTGACTTCAACTATAATGTTCTCAATTGCACCTGTGTTCTGGTCTTCAACCTGAATGATGGCTGTTGCTGGCAAAAAagaacatgaataaaacaaatgcTGCATTAAAGCCTCCAATGCTACGGAGGTCCTTTTAGACTTGACACTGAATGGGATGTCAGCAACATAGGAAAGTCTTAGTGATACAAAagaagctaattaaaaaaaaaaaaaaattaaagactaaAATGTGACCATACATAAAGCCCCAATAATCTATAAACTATTAAGGAACATGTCTCCCAAATTACATATTAAAATCTCTAGCTTTACTTTGTGTCACTAATTTGAGCTTAGTGAGAGGCAGGCAAAATTGCAGACAGCCTGGCAGAGCGCACATGAGGAAGAATACTTCATAGCGTGTTTGCTGTAGATGTGTTTTATAGGTGGTCCCACCTACAGCAAGGAGCCTAACTTTTTTAAATTCTGAAGTTCTCACACATCCTGGGCCCGCCCATCAGTTTTTTCACTCAAGTATGCATAGGTGAAATGAGAGAGGCTGGTTTCCAGGGTCTACAGTTAAGGTCCTCTCTAGGACTAGAGACAGACATCTATATATGGGGCTCAGCGAGAACATGAAAAGATAGAGATTGTTAAAGTAGGgggcaaaaaaaaagcccaccatGGAGATTTAAAATAAGTCACCagctttcagaaggagatctggAGAGACACACTGAATAGTGCAAAGGCCTGAGTCCTCCTGTAATGAGGCTGGTTTGGCACACAGGCGCTGTCTACAGTTCATATGTGGTGTGGTGGTATGAGGTGGACAGCGACCACCTCTATGTCCTTTCCTAAGTCAGGAGGCCACCACTTGAATCCACAGGCCTGGGTTCCTTAAGCAGGACAATCTCAGCACAGAAACTGCTTTATCTTTCCCTCCTTTAAAATTTGGCTCTTTTACATTCATTATCATATCAATTCTGCCAGCTGACTGTGACTTTGGTTGTTCTGCAAGACCTTCCCACATTAACAGAACCCATCTTGTAGAACAGAAGCCCCCTTCTACTATGGACTCTTCCTTGCTGAAAAGAAGGCTTCTAGAGACTGCCTCAGATGTTCCCCAGTAAAAAGTACTACGAACTACTTCCTGAGAGCTTGTTTCTGACAGGACCTTACTTGTTCTCCTGGTTTAGTTTCCATCTCCCCAAAGACCAAGAACCTGTCTGGCTCCTCCACATGCTGGGAGAGGGTGCCACCCTACTGAGCTCTCGGTGAGACCAGCAGCTTACGTTGGGTCTGTTTGGGCTGGTTGGTTCTGCCGGGGGGTCGTCCTCTTCGCTTCTTGGCGGGTGGTGGGGCTGGGGTCACAGGCTGTGGCTCTGGTTCTGGTTCAATTTCCACAGCAGGCTCCTCCTCGTCCTCATTGTCATCAAGGTCTGGCTCGGCATTTTCTTCTCATGAAATCATGAAGAGCAGGTGGTGGGGCAAGAAGAAGAgcagtggaagaaaaaataaaacacaaataatcacATACTCTTACAGCTCGTtacatatttgttttctttattaagaAAAGTCCACTTAAGAAATGCTGGAATTTTCACTATCAGCATTAATATAGTAAACTGGTATCGTGACAGAATCAAGCAAATAAACTTGAatactattattcacattttatttaaataaatcagGTCACTGGatgatacttttttcttttagcttCAGACTCGAAGACTTACAAATTCTTAGAGGCAGCTCCATCTTGTACCATTATATAACAAGGCCACAAAACAGTATTTAAGTTGAAAATAAAGCATATGTTCCCTCtaatcactataaaaaaaaaaccaaaccactgccgtcgagtcgattccgactcatggcgaccctataggacagagtagaaatgccccacaaagttcccaagaagtgcctggtggatttgaactgctgacctcttggttagcagccatagcacttagctactacgccaacagggtttccctcTAATCTATACGAGGATAAATTAGAACACTAACCCTGAGACGGACCCTTGAAGACATGGTCCTGCTCCTCTGTGTGTGGACAGAAGGGCATACATGTGTGCACTCTTGTTGGGGCAAGACAAGAGTTCTTGATATACTCGGAGGCCTTATTTACTAGGGTAAGCAGCTAGAGTTCTGGTGGGGCTATTAGTGAtaggtttttgttattttttaaaatttcatttattttgttgttgttgagaatatacacagcaaaacacactgATCCAACTGTTCctacatgaacaattcagtgacattgattacattcttcgagttgtacaactgttcttgccctccttttctgacttgttcctccccattaacatatattcactgccccctaaggttcctatttaatcttccCAGTTGCTACTGGTCAGTTAgatcccatatacatagttcttaaaagagcataatgctcaaaacagacaacttttactagttaagttgaactatggttttgagaagacttctTATCTCTGGCATTGATGGGCTTTTTAAAGTCTAAGTTTTGGAACTTAATTTAATTCTCAGTTATACCAGACCCAATGGGTCATTCTTATCCCCCTCTTTAATGCCTTGTCTTCTTCATAAAATAAAAGGTACATAAAAGTAGCAGGAACTATTGCAGAAAGAACATTGCCCAGAGCCACGTAATACGCCTTTAAATCCCAGATCTTGGACTAGCTGTGTGAGCTGAAGCAACGACACATGGAGCCTCAGTCTCCTGGGATGATCTTTAAAGCACTCCCAATCTGCTTCATGGTGATTTGAGGAACAAAAGGACTGAGCTAGCGTGTGCGATCAAGCTCTGTAAGTTACActgcagtacatacacacagcttttatttttattgtgtatcACAACGGAAAAAAATCTCCATTATTCAATTTACACCTCATTGCTTCCTTTAATAAGAGGCTTCactttcattttattaaaaaaaatagtaataataataatgtagaaTTCAAAACTCTGACCTCAATTTGAAGCTCCTTTTTGTTGCCTACACCTGCAGGCAGCCAAAAAGGAAATGTTAGTgaattatctagtgttgctgtaacagtgggtggctttaacaaacaaattaattttctcatggtttgttgttgttacgtgctgctgagttggttccgattcactGCGGCcctgtgtatgacagaatgaaatgctacccggtcccacccatcctcacaattattgctatgcttgagcccactgttgcagccactgtgtcaatccatctcatggagggtcttcctctttttctcttacccttcactttaccaagcatcatgtccttctccagggactggtcccccccgataacatgtccaaagtatgtatgacgaagttttgtcatccttgcttctaaggtgcaatctgtgtacttcttccaagacagatttatttgttcttctggcagtccacggtatattcaatattcctgcCAACACCACTAATTCTCACAATTTAGAAggtgatttaggagataatattgcaGCCACTTATTCACCATCCTAAAATGTGGGCTAGCTGGcactggactcacaaggacacctcaactgggccctgaggtataagaatagctaggacaatcttggaaaatatccttCAGGGAATCTTTCACATAACTCATGGAACAGCACTAAAGACCCACACACTTtctactcttatctttttttaattagcatctagtgaatagtaagatttgttgggccaatgaagaccctcctgactgttattactgaaacctgtaccaatgactaaaaagacaattcaaaatgtaggattcACGGGTTTTTAGCCAATCTATGAAAACTTGatgctttcaatggttttgcccatttgtaatgtttatATATACTGAAGACTCTACTgctccttggacttgggcagacatggctatggcagcgtgcttgtccgttttcccattcttgcctattctgtagtatttccttggacttgggcagacatagGTCTGGCTGCATGCCTGTCCGTTATCTCACTTTTGCCTATTCTATAATCCTTGGACTTAGACAGAcacggctctggcagcatgcttgtctgttttctcaCTTGCCTTTTTGATACATGCTGAATAAAAcgttctttttgctttacttaaCCTTGTAacgtttttaccctacaacagaggctgtaagtctgaattcggggtgcCGACTCTATGGGatggctttctctgttggttctggaggaagaaggtccttttctctttgagcttctgctcctgggataTCTTTATATGGCTTGGCATCtcacttcccccatctctgcttgcttgtttaatcttttatatctcaaaagaggttgactcaagaataccctacaccaatcctgtctcattaacataacaaagacaaccattTACATAGTTGTCTATATGACAGGGTgacctgccccatggggtttactAAGCTTtataggtggaaaccctggtggcttagtggttaagtcctaaggctgctaaccaaaaggtcggcagttcgaatccgccaggcgctccttggaaactctatagggcagttgtactctgtcctatagagtcactatgagtcggaatcaacttgatggcagcgggtttggtttggttttggattctttacgggagcagagcgccaggtcttttctcccagagtggctggtacgtttgaacctccaactttttggttagcagtgagcactttaatcaatgcaccaccagggctccttaaccacaggcataggagttaggatttaaaacacatatttggcGGGGAGGGACGACACAAttaatccataacaaaaaaaaacaaaacagctccCTCTCAATTACTGTGGCACAAAACGTACACGGCCTGCCTTTCTCTAAGCACAGGTCTGCGTACATTCTCTTTCTCTGGAACTCAGTGTTTAAATTTAGATATTTGTAGGTGAACGTGTGATCTTCAGGACAATCTGCCTTGTTTAAGTGTCTGAAACCCTAAGTGAAAATCTAGGGAGCATACTGGCATGTGGAAGTGTGTCAAGAACAAGATGCTTCCCTATTCAACTTATTCAAGCCCCTTATTGCCCAAGCTGGCCCAATGCCTAGAAAACTAAACAAATTCAGTCAGAATTGGGGGAAAAAGCACACAAAGAAAATGGTTAATAGGGTCAAAGCCTTACTGGCTTGGAGAGATTTTGGCAAAAAGCCTTGAAAATAGCAGCAGACTCTGCTGGTCAATTTCTGCAGACAGCCAACAGGCAGAACTTCTGGGAAAGGACAAATACGACTGTAGCTTCTATCAGCACTGGGATAAAAAGTCCAGATGGACTTTCATTTTCCCAGGAGGGTTACAGAAACACTAGGTACATGGCCCAGAGCCAAACTCTGTGCTCTACTAACTAGCAGTGCAGATGATAAAAGGGAAAATTACAGAAATCTATTAGGAACCACTGATAATCAGTCCTCCAGCCTAAAGATGcttctggagaaaaaaaattagtaggGACTGAAGACAGTTCTGTTGGGAGGATGAACCATGGGAGTGAGCATGGCAGTACTACGAGGAAGAAGGGCATGGAACAGTTGTAGCAACTAAGAACAACTACAGGGATCTTCATGCTCAAGGTTATCTGCAGATCACTAGAGGTACTCGGGGCCTTCTGATATAACAACAGTCCATGGCAACAATTTCTTGGCCAAGCAAAGGGATTCTCAGTAAAGACTGGtatgtttttataaaaattaagcaAATTGGTATCTTAAGGAGGCatacacttctactctgcacacatggcttcgcatgagttggaatcaactcaacagcaactaaataCAACAAACAACTTAAAATCCAGTGACTGAAGAAATACTACTTAAAATAGATTTTTCATTAACAAAGGTAGCAAAAGTAAATTATTCTTATGTTTACTGGATGAGTATTCTCCCAGAAAGAAATGTCCTGTTAAAATAGACAATATAAAATAACAACAAAGCAAGAGACCCTTGTTAAACACATAATGCCTTCTTGAGTATGCTTTACAATACAACTAAAAAAGTCAATGAAATTCTTTAAAACACTCCTTTTTCAAAAATTTCATTCCCTGTCTCCTATTTCTACTAACAAGCTGTAACAGACAAAATGAAGAATCACTTAGAAATCCATTAGGAACCAGGCACCTATAATCTTTCTGGCCTGATGGCACTTCTAGGAAAGTACATTCCAAAAAACAGAGTTCCCCTATACTGTTTCTCcataaaactttaaaatttttcatccTAGGTGTGCATTCTTACCCAGGGGCTAGGAGCCCAAGTATCTGTATCACAGAATTCCAACGCTTTTGAACATATTTGTTCAGGCCTGGATTTCATGACTTGAAAGGCAAATAATGCCCCAAACAGCATTAATAGTAGGAAAATAGGTaaggtttttaattagaaataGAGAAGAAAGTTAGGAAGGGAAAGGCTGACCTTAACCTGGTCAATACGCTTAAGCAGCTGTCTTCATGTCTATTAGATTAACCTGCTCAAATCTACACCAGCTTCCTAAATGTGTCAGTTAAGAACAGACAGGAGACACTCTGCCAGCCTTAGAAGACCTCTAATTTGAGAATTTCATATATGCccttccctggtggtgtagtggttaagtgctacagctgctaagcaaaaggtcggcagttcgaatccaccaggcgctccggggcagttctactctgtcctgtagggtcgctatgagtcagagttgactcgatggcagtgggtttggttttgttttggtttattaagCAAAGATACTAGTTTGCTTTGGATTTAAAAGAATATAGCACACATGAGATTACTGAACACTGGGATGCCAtgagaaaaaaagacaagaaaatttgCCTCAAAAATAAACTGCTGTTGTTGATACATATGTACATTCACACATAAACATGCTGGAAACTGGGTACCCGAATCTGccgcccaaaccaaacccagtgccactgagttgattccgactcacagcaaccctacaggacagagtagaactgccccatagagtttccaaggagtgcctggtggattcaaactgccgaccctctggttagcagccgtagcacttaaccactacgccaccagggtttccaaatctgcCACAAGTGTAACTAAATCAAGAAACGAGTCACTTACCACTGTCAGAAGAGTCTTCTTTTTTAGAAcgcatctttctttttcttccacgTTTACCCTTCTTCGTTTCTCCTCCATTTTCCCCTTCCACACCATCTGGACCAGCACAATTATCAGCATGCCTTGCCATGGTATTCTAACGAAAGGAACAAAACCCTCTTTGACATTACTAAAAAAGCTAACATCGAGATGTCAGAATTGTAAGTTCCCTTATTTTtagtttaataaaataaaatttgggaGGCATCCATATCAAGTCCGGGTTTCCTAGTGTCTGCTAAAATGCGTCCTGAACATGCTCTTCTTATTCAGGGGGGCTGGTTTCAATCTGGAGcagagtcagagagagaaagaaagagagagatggagacagaaagagagagagtgcgTGAGAGCCCCTTAGAAGACAGGTCTGTGTTCTCTGAGGAGAGGGCTGAGCAGCCTCTAAGACAGGAGGACGCAGGAGAGGACCAGCTCCCCGTTCCATGCAGATTTCAATCCTTTTAAGGAAATTCCTTTAAACAATCAAACCTATTCAAAGGTAGTGGGTTCCCTATCAGTGGAAAGGTTCACACAAGGATAGAAAACTCTAGATTGGGATGACTGGCTGGGTACTGCCCTTTCCATACGAGAGAGGATCTCTATGTTTACAACCTCAGACGAAAAAACTGCCCTGCTGGACAGCGGAAGATCAAGAATGCAATATTAAGAATCATTATAGGGGACGGGAAGTTCGGACTCTTACCCGACGTGTAAATGTTTTCCCACACTTAGAACAGACGAAGGCCGCAGGGACAAAGTTGGGGTCGTGATAGCGTTTGAAGTGCATGTCGAGGAGCTGTTTCTGGCGGAAGGTCTTATCACAGTGGCTGCAGGCATAAGGCTTCTCCCCAGTGTGGGTGCGTTTGTGCATGATCATATGCCTCTCCTGAAACCGAGCCGGGGTGGAAGAGGCTCAGAGCCTGGCCAGGGGCTGGTACCCAGCTTCTGGTCACATGCACATGACTGACAGGCTTTCTCATTCAAGGGTCTGTGCTCAATGCTGCTGGTCCAGACAATAAAGCCATCTTTACTGGGGTAAATGCTAGTGCGCCCACAGATTTAGCACAGATAAAACCGCTCACTCCTTCTGGGCTGCTTCTCTAGCTCCTGCCCTAAGCATCAAGCCCCAGGAGCAGACTACGCCCCCTCTCTAGCCCTGGACTTAATTTCGACGATTTTGAAAAAGAAGTTGTCAGTTTACATTAGGAAAAGGTAAGCTGTGACTGAATAAAGTATCAGCTGGAGACTGGGAAGATACAACTGAAAAGCACAGcctctgatttttttattttggtggtgTTCCTCATAAACCACAGTTTAAAAATGCCATCCTTAAAAACAGCCACCACTGAAAATCTGGTAACaattactggtgatggttgcacatgatGTAACTGCTATCACTAAATcaccaaatgtggaaaaaaaagtgaaattaaaatacttcaacttaaaaaaaaaaaaagaaaagccaccaAGCCACCACACATAAAAGCTCTTTGACAAGGCCTTACAGAGTAGGGCATTGAGTACTTTCTAATGATGCAGGGCCCTACCTGTCTGCAAGCATAATCACACTGGTCACACTTAAAGCGCTTCTCGTTCTTGTGTGACTTCTGATGCTGGATGAGGGCATAGCGCTCATGAAATACAGCATCACAGTAACGGCACTTCTTGCCTTGCTCGATATAGGAATGCTGCTTTCGCAGGTGGACacctgaaaacaaaaacacaaaatccAGTCTAGCTTGTGACAATACGAACAAGCGTTTCAACAAGTTAATAAcacatttccttctgtttcttgAAAAAATTACTCTGGCtgctatacagaaaataaaaaagagaaacgaCAGGTGTGGCAAGACCAGTTAAGCTAGCTGAAGCAGGACAGGTGAGAGAAGATGGTAGTCTGAACAAGGACAATGGCCATGCATACAGTAGGAAGGGGAAGAACAGATGAACAGAGGAAGCTGAATCAACAGGATTTCGTGACTGAAGTAGAATGAGGAAGAGGGGTGTCAGGGATGACCTCTAGGGATGACTCTGATGAGATCACTAAGACCTGACTGCAGCaagggaaagaagaagaaaaaaacggCAGTTAATCAACAGCTTTTATTAAGTAGCAGGCCACTTACATACACAAAGCTTAAGAGTCAAAGACAACGAAGTAATTTATAGTCCTCGTATTTTCACAAATTTTTCAAGAAAGTATGTATCTATTTTATTAATGTCACTAATCTACTTACCCAAATCACTTTTTCGGGCTATGACAGTGTCACAGTGGGGACAGTGAAATTTGGCCACATTTTCTGTGTGCTTCTGTAAAATGTGCATCTTCATGGTACCGCTCTGGGTAAACCGAGCGTGACAAATGtaacattcataaggtttttctccTTAAAAGGAAAcacagaatgaacaaatttaaTGAAGTGAAGACACTATAATTTAATTGGAGGGTAATTCAGGGGCAGCTATGCTAAGCTGGAGAATCTGCAGGTCTTACTCAGGGAGCTGAAGCCACTGCCCTGCACGTGCCTATCTCCAGAAATAGCTGACAAGTCCTGAAGTGCTGTTGGCCACCTGTGTTCTGCCCAGCTCTGCTACACAGTCTTTCACATTTAGTTCCTACAATAATGCCTACCTTTGGGGGAGAGTAGATGGGATGGTAGGAGGATCAGCATGTTTTTCTTTGTAGGAAAAGACAGCACTTAGGAAAACTGATCAAGCTGGGTTAGGTAATCTACCAACTTCTTAAAAGCAAAAACTCTCAgactttcatttcatttcttccttattGTTCCATTTGCATAAAGACTCATGTTGAATAACAAAACAAGTCATTCTCTAATATATATTCAGAACAATGAATTCAGAAATATGCTAGAGCATCATACACCACTTTTATGCCAGCCTTTGGTTCAGGTAAACAATGGGGGTATGTGGTGGGTCACAGGGTCCCTCCGGATCCACTGAAAAGCAGCTCACTAGGGGAGAAGTCCTACCTGAATGGGTTCTCATGTGCCTTTTCAGCTTGTATGTATCCCTGCTGGCGTAACTGCACAAACTGCACTGGAACGGACGCTCTCCCGTATGAGAGCGTATGTGACGTTTTAATTTGCTGACCTGAAACATGTAAGCAACTTGTTTAACATAGATTGTTAACACGAGCACTGGCTGGGCACAAAGGCTTAGTTTCTGGGCACCGAAGTTCAGAATATACAAAAAGCCTAACAGATAATATTGCTTCCTCCTTATTATCTGTAACCTTCATTTCTCAAATCTATACCATAGTTCAAAGGAAGGACATAAATGGATAAGGATATAGATGAGTCAATTTGGTCATTATTAATCCTGGTTTAAGCTGGGTGATAGGTACATGGAGTTATACCATTTCCTCTACTTCtgcatgtttgaaaatttccataatagTTTTAAAATGATCCATTACCTATTTATGGGTCAATCTCCTTCCAGATTCTGAATCTGAGTTAATGAGCATGTGTTTCAAGACCCCTCACCCTCTCTTATTATCATTAGCACTTCCTAGACAGGCAAGGCTTCAGGGTCCTCGCATCTATCTTTGTCATCACTGATTATGCCTTTAGTCTCCTGCTGGGTACTCTTCCTTCAAAAACAGTGACTTTCAAATCCAGTTCTAAGAAGTGCTTTGACCACTTACTAATACACctattcctcacttattgactgtctCGTTATCCGACGTTtctcatttacaacaatagtagaAAATTTACTATCTGGCTATCTTGGGCATTAACGAGGCAGTGTGCATGGCTGCAATGGCTGCGAAGTGTCCCTCCCTTCTGGAGGGCCCCTAGGCCTCCAGGAAGTGGGACCACACTGCCCTGTGCCCTCCATTCCCTCCTGCCAGCAGGGGCACTGTGTCCAGTTGCCATGCAGGGCTGGCCTTCTTCATGCCCATGGCCTCCGTGCAGATAAGGAGGCAGCACTGAGCCAACAGGCACCGGCTCTAGGTTCTCAACTCCTATGCAGCATGAGGACCTACAATTCAAAATTGCTGGGAAGGTGGGGAAAGAGGCACTGGAGAGGGTGTTTCAAAGAAATGCGTGTGAGTTTAATGACATCCCAAAGACCCGAACTGGGGGTGAAGCCTGGTATGGTGCCTGGCTCCTAGCGCCCTTGCAGGCACAGAGGGGTTGCAGAGGTAGGAGTGGAACCCTGGAGGCAGCTACGCAAAGAAGCTCTAACCCAGCATGGGAAGAAGGTAAAGTGGTTAAGCCATGGGCCCTCCAGTCACACAGCCCGACCttatccagctttgtctcctccaagcctACTTCTCTGCAGAAGAATAATCTATAACTGAACTTGTCACAGTGATGAGCACATCAGTAAGTTTTAGCTGTTATTTCTATGATCacattttctaaagaaaaaaaaatcagacaaatggaTGATatgaaaacagacaaacaaaatccTCCACTTTCATCTAACCCTGCTTCTCCacgtaacaacctggtctttgaaacctaaccatgttgataaaggAGGAGCgggtgaaattttaaaaattttccaaaaaaatattaaatagccTTGTACCATTAACTATTACACAGTCAATTTTCACATCCTCTAAGTGGTTAAACAATTGTCCCAACAGCATTACTGAATCATTCCCTTTACTCCCAGATTTCCCTCTTTTATCACATTTAAGTTCTTGTGTACACCCGAATTCTTCTACGGAGCTATTTTGTCTATTCCTGTTCCAATACTTGTTTTAATTTACTACACAGTTTTACAACATTACCACAGCACAAGCTCCCTAATTCTTTTTCCAAAATCTTCTTAGTCATTCATATTTACTCTTCAGTTGAAATTCAGAATTAACTTGTAATGTCTTTTCATTGATTTATGTCCTTTAGACATTTGTGAAGTTTTCTTCATATaagtatcagattttttttttttgttcaattTATTCCTGAGtcattttgttgctgtttcaACCATTTCATAGCTTCCCACTATTGCTAGTATATAATAAAATTATTGATTTCTGTACATTTATCCTTTATCTGGCCACCCAACTGATCTCTTACTACTCTAAGTTTTTCGGCTGATAACtcttgggttttttgggtaagcAAATCACTTGTAAGAAATGGCAGTTTTATCTTTCCATTTTATTCCATtggctaggatttccagtacaatgttgaaatAGTAAGTGAGAATGATTATTTTGtcttgttctttattttatgGAAATACTTTCAATGTTTCAGAGTTAATTAGGATGGGTTTACTATAGGTTTCTGGTATACGCTCTTTATCATACACACTCTATCATATAAAAGTTTTCTTCTACTCTCAACTTGATAAAATTTTAAACAGTactgaggattgaattttttttcccagttaccTATATAGTTAGTatggtttttctctaatttctcAATGTAGTATACATCAGTAATTTCCTAAGGTTGAACTATCCTTGAATTTTAGATACAGCCCACTTAATAATTGCctactttttaaatatattactaaATTTGGTTTGTTAACAATTTTATTCagaatttctatttttctgtgaGAATAAAATATACTTTTCCTTTTGGTAGTATCCTTACCCAGTTTTGGTGACAGGGCAGACTCAAATAAAAAAGTTGAGAAACCTCCCATTTTTAAAtgccctgggcagtgtttctgtgggagaaaagtgtggcagtcttcttcagtaaagattacagccttggaaaccctatggggcagttctactctgtcctgtagggttgctatgagttgg
The Loxodonta africana isolate mLoxAfr1 chromosome 21, mLoxAfr1.hap2, whole genome shotgun sequence DNA segment above includes these coding regions:
- the CTCF gene encoding transcriptional repressor CTCF isoform X2; translation: MEGEAVEAIVEESETFIKGKERKTYQRRREGGQEEDACHLPQNQTEGGEVVQDVNSGVQMVMMEQLDPTLLQMKTEVMEGAVAPEAEAAVDDTQIITLQVVNMEEQPINIGELQLVQVPVPVTVPVATTSVEELQGAYENEVSKEGLTESEPMICHTLPLPEGFQVVKVGANGEVETLEQGELPPQEDPSWQKDPDYQPPAKKTKKTKKSKLRYTEEGKDVDVSVYDFEEEQQEGLLSEVNAEKVVGNMKPPKPTKIKKKGVKKTFQCELCSYTCPRRSNLDRHMKSHTDERPHKCHLCGRAFRTVTLLRNHLNTHTGTRPHKCPDCDMAFVTSGELVRHRRYKHTHEKPFKCSMCDYASVEVSKLKRHIRSHTGERPFQCSLCSYASRDTYKLKRHMRTHSGEKPYECYICHARFTQSGTMKMHILQKHTENVAKFHCPHCDTVIARKSDLGVHLRKQHSYIEQGKKCRYCDAVFHERYALIQHQKSHKNEKRFKCDQCDYACRQERHMIMHKRTHTGEKPYACSHCDKTFRQKQLLDMHFKRYHDPNFVPAAFVCSKCGKTFTRRNTMARHADNCAGPDGVEGENGGETKKGKRGRKRKMRSKKEDSSDSENAEPDLDDNEDEEEPAVEIEPEPEPQPVTPAPPPAKKRRGRPPGRTNQPKQTQPTAIIQVEDQNTGAIENIIVEVKKEPDAEPAEGEEEAQPAATDAPNGDLTPEMILSMMDR
- the CTCF gene encoding transcriptional repressor CTCF isoform X3 translates to MAFVTSGELVRHRRYKHTHEKPFKCSMCDYASVEVSKLKRHIRSHTGERPFQCSLCSYASRDTYKLKRHMRTHSGEKPYECYICHARFTQSGTMKMHILQKHTENVAKFHCPHCDTVIARKSDLGVHLRKQHSYIEQGKKCRYCDAVFHERYALIQHQKSHKNEKRFKCDQCDYACRQERHMIMHKRTHTGEKPYACSHCDKTFRQKQLLDMHFKRYHDPNFVPAAFVCSKCGKTFTRRNTMARHADNCAGPDGVEGENGGETKKGKRGRKRKMRSKKEDSSDSENAEPDLDDNEDEEEPAVEIEPEPEPQPVTPAPPPAKKRRGRPPGRTNQPKQTQPTAIIQVEDQNTGAIENIIVEVKKEPDAEPAEGEEEAQPAATDAPNGDLTPEMILSMMDR